The Thermoplasmatales archaeon genome has a segment encoding these proteins:
- a CDS encoding phage head closure protein: protein MRKRVEGPNDQRGHPTVTYDEIGIRAFLQQNTGSEQLILGQHVKNYDAFMLTSKQVQIKEGDEIQWHDKIFRVAEIIENRSHIECHLKKVEA, encoded by the coding sequence TTGAGAAAAAGGGTTGAAGGCCCAAATGACCAGCGAGGCCATCCTACAGTCACATATGATGAAATAGGGATCAGAGCATTTCTACAACAAAACACTGGCAGTGAGCAATTAATACTTGGACAACATGTCAAAAATTATGATGCATTCATGCTCACAAGCAAACAAGTACAGATAAAAGAAGGCGACGAAATACAATGGCATGACAAGATATTCAGAGTCGCAGAGATCATAGAAAATCGTTCACATATCGAATGTCACTTGAAAAAGGTTGAAGCATGA
- a CDS encoding HK97 gp10 family phage protein has protein sequence MITITIEKPNIPNPGEAEAKVSETIQRILDTLASIAEEIAPRKTGQLAASHTYTVEGNTGELTNTTDYLQYVLYGRGWVFPVEKKALYWEELDHPVAYARPAEPNDYFTLAIDATPVESIVEETFIDWLKG, from the coding sequence ATGATCACAATCACCATAGAGAAACCCAACATCCCAAACCCTGGGGAAGCAGAAGCGAAAGTATCAGAAACAATACAACGCATACTCGACACACTCGCAAGCATAGCAGAAGAAATAGCACCAAGAAAAACAGGACAACTCGCAGCCTCCCACACCTACACGGTTGAAGGGAACACAGGAGAACTCACCAACACAACAGACTACCTACAATACGTCCTCTACGGTCGTGGATGGGTCTTCCCCGTGGAAAAAAAAGCATTATACTGGGAGGAGCTTGACCATCCTGTGGCATACGCCAGGCCAGCAGAACCCAATGACTACTTTACACTTGCAATTGATGCCACACCAGTAGAGTCAATCGTCGAGGAAACATTCATTGACTGGTTGAAGGGTTGA